From Zhongshania aliphaticivorans, one genomic window encodes:
- a CDS encoding sigma-E factor negative regulatory protein — translation MSDIIRESLSALMDGEASELELRRILSADQNEIRQDWAELHRGQDLLKGNDQRFAGWDISSRVMAEIENDQYIANSTSWKQVFSGLAIAASVATVVVVGSMGSSIFGGAAPKIADNNGLGGRVYPAQASPAVGGVAVNAQAQSSPAGLLLNDDAEARKRFEAYLRKHTDRAAFNNGQGMVSYARVVSQESK, via the coding sequence ATGAGCGATATCATTAGAGAGTCACTGTCAGCATTGATGGATGGCGAAGCCAGCGAGCTTGAGTTGCGGCGAATTCTTAGTGCGGATCAAAATGAAATTCGCCAAGATTGGGCTGAGTTGCATCGCGGCCAAGATCTTCTGAAAGGTAATGATCAGCGTTTTGCTGGCTGGGATATTTCATCGCGGGTGATGGCTGAAATTGAAAATGATCAGTACATTGCCAATTCGACTAGCTGGAAGCAAGTGTTTTCCGGGCTAGCCATTGCGGCCAGTGTCGCCACGGTGGTGGTGGTTGGGTCGATGGGAAGCAGCATTTTTGGTGGCGCTGCGCCTAAAATTGCTGACAATAATGGGCTCGGCGGTCGGGTGTACCCCGCGCAAGCCAGCCCGGCAGTGGGTGGTGTGGCCGTTAATGCGCAAGCTCAAAGTTCTCCGGCCGGTTTGCTGCTGAATGACGACGCCGAAGCCCGCAAACGTTTTGAAGCCTATTTGCGCAAGCATACTGATCGTGCGGCCTTTAATAATGGTCAGGGAATGGTGTCTTATGCGCGAGTTGTGTCTCAGGAGTCCAAATAG
- a CDS encoding SoxR reducing system RseC family protein, producing MITETGRVVGIDSDALWVETIQRSTCSSCSAQKGCGQGLMNKAFDGRRNQLRVMLQNQCADDFNLDDQVEICIPERALVGGAMLVYLLPLLTMLISMAVVSQFIAGDVAAAFGALFGFAGGLVVLRTHSQINRNNPVYQPSVLAKKPTSGPQLVSVLNSPHSV from the coding sequence GTGATTACGGAGACTGGCCGGGTTGTAGGCATCGATTCTGATGCTCTGTGGGTTGAAACCATACAGCGCAGTACCTGCAGTAGTTGCAGTGCGCAAAAAGGTTGCGGCCAGGGCTTAATGAACAAGGCCTTTGATGGGCGACGCAATCAGCTGAGAGTGATGCTGCAAAATCAGTGTGCAGACGATTTTAACTTAGATGACCAAGTCGAAATTTGTATACCTGAGCGCGCCTTAGTTGGCGGTGCGATGTTAGTATATTTGTTGCCCTTGCTGACTATGTTGATTTCGATGGCAGTGGTTAGTCAATTTATTGCTGGTGATGTTGCCGCGGCGTTCGGGGCCTTGTTCGGATTTGCTGGTGGTTTAGTGGTGTTGCGGACACACTCTCAGATAAATCGCAATAATCCGGTATACCAGCCAAGCGTTTTAGCAAAAAAGCCGACGTCTGGTCCGCAACTGGTCTCCGTATTAAATTCCCCCCACTCTGTTTGA
- a CDS encoding MucB/RseB C-terminal domain-containing protein, whose product MRLRFAIVAMSLMFGSAYALSLEPELASIEPSAEAGSDLLNKMTHSHRELNYRAIVSYQVGDQLSSYRITHIVRDGKEFESLESLDGSHQDLVYHGHDVNCVHPGPQLIRLFSGDEEQGFYRYYDLEVKGAARVAGREAINLMIRPRDVYRLGYKLSLDKETGLLLRSDIVNQQGKVLERFQYVMLNLNISADEPVVEDAKEVQHRDNKVGDAALQVSQRTWQPNWIPAGFTLAQSENNDEAGMTYTDGLAVMSVFVEPLIKAADGSPAIVEGGMRRGASVSYTVAFPEQGSFATVVGEVPMLTAKQVAKSLNWAAQ is encoded by the coding sequence GTGAGATTGCGGTTTGCTATCGTTGCGATGAGTTTAATGTTTGGCAGTGCCTATGCACTGAGTTTAGAGCCCGAGCTTGCGAGTATAGAGCCCAGTGCTGAAGCGGGTAGTGATTTGCTCAATAAGATGACCCACAGTCATCGCGAGCTTAATTACCGGGCAATAGTAAGCTATCAAGTGGGTGATCAGCTTAGTAGTTACCGAATAACCCACATCGTTCGCGATGGCAAAGAGTTTGAATCTCTTGAGTCGCTGGATGGCAGTCATCAGGACTTGGTCTACCACGGTCATGATGTTAATTGTGTGCATCCAGGTCCTCAGTTAATTCGCTTGTTTAGCGGAGATGAGGAGCAGGGGTTTTATCGGTATTACGATCTTGAAGTGAAAGGCGCGGCCCGCGTTGCTGGGCGCGAGGCGATAAACTTGATGATTCGCCCTCGAGATGTCTACCGTCTTGGCTATAAATTGTCCCTCGATAAAGAGACTGGCCTGTTGCTGCGTTCGGATATAGTCAACCAGCAAGGCAAAGTTTTAGAGCGTTTTCAGTACGTTATGCTAAATTTAAATATTTCGGCAGACGAGCCGGTAGTCGAGGACGCCAAAGAAGTTCAGCATCGCGATAATAAAGTCGGTGATGCGGCATTGCAGGTATCGCAGCGTACTTGGCAGCCAAATTGGATTCCCGCAGGCTTTACCTTGGCGCAATCAGAAAACAATGATGAAGCAGGCATGACCTATACCGATGGCTTGGCGGTTATGTCTGTTTTTGTTGAGCCCTTGATCAAAGCGGCCGATGGTTCTCCGGCGATTGTTGAAGGTGGCATGCGGCGGGGCGCTTCGGTGAGTTACACGGTCGCTTTTCCTGAGCAAGGCAGTTTTGCCACGGTGGTCGGTGAAGTACCCATGTTAACAGCTAAACAGGTTGCTAAATCGCTAAACTGGGCAGCGCAGTGA
- the rpoE gene encoding RNA polymerase sigma factor RpoE, which produces MAQPKETDQQLVERVQKGDKRAFDLLVLKYQHKIFGLISRYVKDNDEIQDVAQEAFVKAYRALPKFRGDSAFYTWLYRIAINTAKNYLVARNRRPPGVDVDAADAEYFDGPSALKDIETPENHLFGEELKKVVQDAIKALPEDLRSALSLREFDGLSYEDIASVMDCPVGTVRSRIFRAREAVDMRIKAQIGGEEVEI; this is translated from the coding sequence ATGGCCCAGCCTAAAGAAACGGATCAGCAGCTGGTCGAGCGAGTGCAAAAGGGCGATAAGCGCGCCTTTGATCTTCTTGTACTCAAATACCAGCATAAGATTTTTGGTTTAATTTCACGCTATGTGAAAGATAACGACGAAATTCAAGATGTCGCTCAGGAAGCCTTTGTAAAAGCGTATCGGGCGCTGCCAAAATTTCGTGGTGACAGCGCCTTTTATACTTGGCTGTACCGGATTGCCATTAATACGGCAAAAAATTATCTGGTCGCGCGTAACCGCCGCCCCCCGGGGGTAGATGTTGATGCGGCGGATGCGGAATATTTTGATGGCCCTTCGGCCCTCAAAGATATTGAAACACCCGAGAACCACCTGTTTGGTGAAGAGCTAAAAAAGGTAGTGCAAGATGCAATTAAAGCATTGCCTGAAGATTTACGTTCGGCCTTGAGCTTACGCGAGTTTGACGGCCTGAGTTATGAAGATATTGCATCGGTCATGGACTGCCCGGTGGGTACGGTTCGGTCGCGAATTTTTCGTGCTCGAGAGGCGGTGGATATGCGGATTAAGGCCCAGATTGGTGGCGAAGAGGTGGAAATATGA